One window from the genome of Hippopotamus amphibius kiboko isolate mHipAmp2 chromosome 13, mHipAmp2.hap2, whole genome shotgun sequence encodes:
- the CEP15 gene encoding uncharacterized protein C3orf14 homolog isoform X1 translates to MTSLFAQEIHLSKRHEEIVSQRLMLLQQMENKLGDQNKEKAPQMQAAETALQRNLSLLKDIEAAEMSLQTQIHPVPPPEVASLETLYWASVEEYIPKWEQFLLGRAPYPTGAENPSEAENTIQKEEQQ, encoded by the exons ATGACGTCCCTCTTTGCTCAAGAAATTCACCTTTctaaaagacatgaagaaat AGTATCACAAAGATTAATGTTACTTCAACAAATGGAGAATAAACTTGGAGATCAAAACAAGGAAAAGGCACCTCAGATGCAAGCAGCTGAGACTGCTTTACAAAGGAACCTTAGTCTTTTAAAG GATATAGAAGCAGCAGAGATGTCTCTACAGACCCAGATTCATCCAGTTCCACCtcctgaggtggcttctcttgag acgcTTTACTGGGCATCAGTAGAAGAATATATTCCCAAATGGGAACAGTTTCTTTTAGGAAGAGCACCATATCCCACTGGTGCTGAAAATCCAAGTGAAGCAGAAAATACCATACAAAAGGAGGAGCAGCAATAG
- the CEP15 gene encoding uncharacterized protein C3orf14 homolog isoform X2: MLLQQMENKLGDQNKEKAPQMQAAETALQRNLSLLKDIEAAEMSLQTQIHPVPPPEVASLETLYWASVEEYIPKWEQFLLGRAPYPTGAENPSEAENTIQKEEQQ, encoded by the exons ATGTTACTTCAACAAATGGAGAATAAACTTGGAGATCAAAACAAGGAAAAGGCACCTCAGATGCAAGCAGCTGAGACTGCTTTACAAAGGAACCTTAGTCTTTTAAAG GATATAGAAGCAGCAGAGATGTCTCTACAGACCCAGATTCATCCAGTTCCACCtcctgaggtggcttctcttgag acgcTTTACTGGGCATCAGTAGAAGAATATATTCCCAAATGGGAACAGTTTCTTTTAGGAAGAGCACCATATCCCACTGGTGCTGAAAATCCAAGTGAAGCAGAAAATACCATACAAAAGGAGGAGCAGCAATAG